A region from the Sulfuriferula thiophila genome encodes:
- the mfd gene encoding transcription-repair coupling factor, which translates to MLINQPLPPSGQRIQIEALVGSADALAISELATLSRPVVVLAANALDAQRLLEEIRWFSPKLTVSLLPDWETLPYDHFSPHQDLISERLATLYQISQSQCDIAIVPVTTALYRLTPPTYLGAYTFFLKQGQKLDVDALRQQMIASGYSAVSQVISPGEFSVRGGLLDLFPMGSALPYRIDLFDDEIETIRTFDVDTQRSIYPVKEIRLLPAREFPLDEAGMALFRQNFRDHFEGDASKRQIYKDVSNGLAPAGIEYYLPLFFEKTASLFDYVPDNAVICLHGDIETAASEFWRDTETRYKLMRGDPQRPILPPADLFLAVDALYGHLKHYARVEISQGNTADGLTRALPDLSVERRADDPLHRIKGFLAAFKGKILLLAESLGRRETMTQYFSEHGVKLALCEDYSSCLDNLTQSRLGVAPLTHGFILQTTPPLAFITESELYATTIRTRNRTAQRRTQVDGMLRDLSEVKVGDPVVHADHGIGRYLGLVSMDLGEGETEFLLLEYAGNDKLYVPVSQLHLIGRYSGAAAESVTLSKLGSGQWEKAKRRAMEQARDTAAELLNLYARRAARQGHAFTLKQHDYEAFVEGFGFEETIDQASAIEAVIADLCSPRPMDRLVCGDVGFGKTEVALRAAFVALMDGRQVAVLVPTTLLAEQHFQNFSDRFADWPVRIAELSRFRSAKEQTQALAGLAAGTIDIVIGTHKLLQKDVIFKNLGLVIIDEEHRFGVRQKEQMKVLRSEIDVLTLTATPIPRTLAMSLEGIRDFSVITTPPQKRLSIKTFVSRYSDGVIREAVLRELKRGGQVYFLHNEVDTIYNMEAKLTKLLPEARIRVAHGQMPERELEHVMRDFHQQQVNVLLCTTIIETGIDIPTANTIIMNRADKFGLAQLHQLRGRVGRSHHQAYAYLMTPEEDAITPAAKKRLEALQMMEDLGAGFHLAMHDLEIRGAGEVLGDSQSGSMQEIGFSMYNDMLNHAVAALKKGLEPDMNQPLGVTTEINLHTPALLPDSYCGDIHERLVLYKRLANCSDQDGLDDLHAELVDRFGVLPEPAQALLESHRLRLLAKPLGIAKLDASSEAISLQFIPKPPIDPARLIELIQTRRHYKLAGPDKLRVTIVSNTLTERVKNIRNLLKELS; encoded by the coding sequence ATGCTTATCAACCAACCTCTGCCACCTTCTGGTCAACGCATTCAAATCGAAGCGTTAGTCGGTTCGGCTGACGCCCTGGCTATCAGCGAACTCGCAACGCTATCCCGACCTGTTGTGGTCCTTGCCGCCAACGCACTCGACGCACAGCGCCTGCTCGAAGAAATCCGCTGGTTTTCACCCAAGCTGACTGTCAGCCTGCTCCCCGACTGGGAAACCTTGCCGTACGACCACTTTTCCCCGCATCAGGATCTGATTTCCGAGCGCCTGGCCACGCTGTATCAAATTTCCCAGAGCCAGTGTGACATCGCCATTGTCCCGGTGACAACGGCGTTATACCGCCTCACTCCGCCGACTTATCTCGGGGCTTATACGTTTTTCCTCAAGCAGGGACAAAAACTGGATGTGGATGCGCTGCGCCAGCAAATGATCGCCAGCGGTTACAGCGCAGTCAGCCAGGTCATTTCCCCCGGAGAATTCAGCGTACGCGGGGGCCTGCTCGATCTGTTCCCGATGGGCAGCGCACTGCCCTACCGTATCGATTTGTTTGACGATGAAATCGAAACCATCCGCACCTTTGACGTCGATACCCAGCGCAGTATCTACCCGGTCAAGGAAATCCGCCTGCTGCCGGCACGCGAGTTCCCGCTGGATGAAGCAGGCATGGCGCTGTTCCGTCAGAATTTCCGCGACCATTTCGAAGGCGATGCCTCCAAGCGTCAGATCTACAAGGATGTCAGTAATGGCCTGGCGCCCGCCGGCATAGAATATTACCTGCCGCTGTTTTTTGAAAAAACCGCCAGCCTGTTTGACTATGTGCCAGACAATGCCGTCATCTGCCTGCACGGCGATATCGAAACCGCTGCCAGCGAATTCTGGCGCGACACCGAGACTCGCTACAAACTGATGCGCGGCGATCCGCAACGGCCTATTCTGCCTCCTGCCGATCTGTTCCTCGCAGTCGATGCCTTGTACGGCCATCTGAAACACTATGCACGGGTGGAAATCAGCCAGGGCAATACCGCTGATGGCCTCACCCGCGCGCTACCCGATTTAAGCGTTGAACGCCGCGCTGACGACCCGCTGCACCGCATCAAAGGTTTTCTTGCCGCGTTTAAGGGAAAAATCCTGCTGCTGGCTGAAAGCCTGGGCCGACGCGAGACCATGACGCAGTATTTCAGTGAGCATGGCGTCAAATTAGCCTTGTGTGAAGATTACAGCAGCTGTCTGGACAACCTCACCCAATCCCGATTGGGTGTAGCGCCCCTGACACATGGCTTCATTCTGCAAACCACGCCGCCATTGGCATTCATCACCGAATCCGAGTTATACGCCACCACCATCCGCACCCGCAACCGCACTGCCCAGCGCCGCACCCAGGTCGATGGCATGTTGCGCGATTTATCCGAAGTCAAGGTCGGCGATCCGGTGGTGCACGCCGACCACGGTATCGGCCGCTATCTGGGACTGGTGAGCATGGATCTGGGTGAGGGCGAAACCGAATTCCTGTTGCTGGAATATGCGGGTAACGACAAACTCTACGTACCGGTTTCCCAACTGCATTTAATCGGCCGCTACAGTGGCGCCGCAGCTGAATCCGTCACGCTGTCCAAACTGGGCAGCGGACAATGGGAAAAGGCCAAACGCCGTGCCATGGAACAGGCGCGCGACACGGCCGCCGAGCTGCTCAACCTGTATGCGCGCCGCGCCGCTCGCCAGGGCCATGCCTTTACGCTAAAACAGCATGATTACGAGGCCTTTGTCGAAGGCTTCGGCTTTGAGGAAACCATAGATCAGGCCAGCGCAATTGAAGCCGTTATTGCCGATTTATGCTCGCCACGGCCGATGGATCGACTGGTATGCGGCGATGTGGGTTTCGGCAAAACCGAAGTCGCCCTGCGCGCCGCCTTCGTCGCGCTGATGGATGGCCGCCAGGTTGCCGTGCTGGTACCGACCACGCTGCTGGCCGAACAGCATTTCCAGAATTTCTCTGACCGTTTTGCTGACTGGCCGGTGCGTATCGCCGAGCTGTCGCGTTTCCGTTCCGCCAAGGAACAGACGCAAGCGCTGGCAGGACTCGCCGCAGGCACGATCGATATCGTCATCGGCACACACAAATTACTGCAAAAGGATGTGATCTTCAAAAATCTGGGTCTGGTCATTATCGACGAAGAACACCGCTTCGGTGTGCGCCAGAAAGAACAGATGAAAGTGCTGCGCTCCGAAATCGACGTGTTAACGCTAACGGCCACACCTATTCCGCGTACGCTGGCGATGTCGCTGGAAGGCATCCGCGATTTTTCAGTGATTACCACGCCACCGCAAAAACGACTGTCGATCAAAACCTTTGTCTCGCGTTATTCCGACGGCGTTATCCGCGAAGCTGTACTGCGCGAACTCAAGCGTGGCGGGCAAGTGTATTTCCTGCATAACGAAGTAGACACCATTTACAACATGGAAGCCAAGCTCACCAAATTGCTGCCGGAAGCGCGCATCCGCGTCGCTCACGGCCAGATGCCCGAACGTGAGCTGGAACACGTCATGCGCGACTTCCATCAGCAGCAGGTCAATGTCCTGCTGTGTACCACCATCATCGAAACCGGCATCGACATCCCGACCGCCAACACCATCATCATGAACCGCGCCGACAAATTCGGTCTGGCGCAATTGCACCAGCTGCGTGGCCGGGTCGGTCGTTCACATCACCAGGCGTACGCTTATCTGATGACACCGGAAGAAGACGCCATTACACCTGCCGCCAAGAAGCGACTGGAAGCACTGCAGATGATGGAAGATCTGGGTGCCGGTTTCCATCTGGCCATGCACGATCTGGAGATCCGCGGTGCTGGCGAAGTGCTGGGCGACTCGCAAAGCGGCAGCATGCAGGAAATCGGCTTCAGCATGTACAACGACATGCTCAATCATGCCGTCGCTGCGCTCAAAAAAGGCCTGGAACCGGACATGAATCAGCCGCTGGGGGTTACCACCGAAATCAATCTGCACACCCCCGCCCTGCTCCCCGACAGCTATTGCGGCGACATTCACGAGCGTCTGGTGCTGTACAAACGTCTGGCCAATTGCAGCGATCAGGATGGCCTGGACGATCTGCATGCCGAACTGGTCGACCGCTTCGGCGTGCTGCCGGAACCGGCCCAGGCGCTACTGGAATCACATAGACTGCGCTTGCTGGCAAAACCTCTTGGCATCGCCAAGCTTGATGCATCCAGCGAAGCCATCAGCCTGCAATTCATCCCCAAGCCACCGATTGATCCGGCACGACTGATAGAATTGATCCAGACCCGCCGCCATTACAAACTGGCAGGGCCAGATAAGCTACGCGTCACTATCGTCAGCAACACCCTGACTGAGCGCGTTAAAAACATTAGAAACCTCTTGAAAGAACTCAGCTAA
- a CDS encoding SCP2 sterol-binding domain-containing protein — MTKHLKSLTVLSGLALSLIAGAATAAPVLMSAEWAAQACESFNKNAILVDGLGGKWIENNKGRGYKVIHMYRSDCEDSPQVEMRITEKAGKAFCSYGGKVEMAKLDSGADYLMYATTEKWHDMGAGEYGPMKAMMFGRLQFQGPKMEAMSVMKPFEQFLLLAGKVPSTEASCPK; from the coding sequence ATGACTAAGCACTTAAAAAGCCTTACCGTATTGTCCGGCCTGGCATTGTCATTGATCGCTGGCGCTGCGACTGCTGCACCTGTCCTGATGTCCGCAGAATGGGCTGCACAAGCTTGTGAATCTTTCAACAAAAATGCAATCCTGGTTGACGGTCTGGGTGGCAAATGGATAGAGAACAACAAAGGTCGTGGTTACAAAGTGATCCACATGTACCGCAGCGATTGTGAAGATAGCCCGCAAGTCGAAATGCGCATCACTGAAAAAGCCGGTAAGGCATTTTGCAGCTACGGCGGTAAGGTCGAAATGGCAAAACTCGACTCTGGTGCGGATTACCTGATGTACGCTACCACTGAAAAATGGCACGACATGGGTGCTGGTGAATACGGCCCGATGAAAGCCATGATGTTTGGTCGTCTGCAGTTCCAGGGTCCAAAAATGGAAGCTATGAGCGTCATGAAGCCATTCGAACAGTTCCTGTTACTGGCCGGTAAAGTACCTTCTACCGAAGCTAGCTGCCCTAAATAA